The following coding sequences are from one Sphaeramia orbicularis chromosome 11, fSphaOr1.1, whole genome shotgun sequence window:
- the LOC115428184 gene encoding zinc finger protein 260-like, with translation MNFLDMDFWNWEESMCNRTRCSWICTQTENNSGNRGDVQQLSVDKEDIPPEQQEWNPIVDLEEPEPEPPCIKEEQAELWTSQEANIPKFPSTPVPVKSEDDEEKVKSSQFNQVQTDETIVASNELDCGGSEPSCSFHPHRHLQTKTDEQNEDSEETEDSDEDQTLNHKHESKRPTNSSTEQMETETDGDDGKGSEPDMNLVHMESVKRRTFDNVQQLSVVKEEVPPEQQEWNLIVDQEEPEPEPPHIKEEQEELWTSQEVNITKFPSTPVPVKSKDDDEEKVKSSQLNQTPTEENKVEANKVDCGGSEPASSFHPHRHLQTKTDEQNGDSEETKDSDEDQTLNHKPESKPPTNSSTEQMETESDGGSEPDFHLVHMERIKGRTFGSKSLLEEHMDTHTGQKLVGSSECEVIFSRKKNVTQETNSPRDIRMKNDLILSSRSECSKRFNQKEGLEHHMRLHPGEKPFSCSECGQTFTRRSSLKNHVRFHTGERPFSCSVCGKRFTSNSTLTGHIKIHTGEKPFNCSECSTSFARKIGLEHHMRLHTGEKPFSCSECNKKFTRKTGLDRHMRLHTGETPFSCVVCQKRFKRKHHLQIHMNVHTGERPFSCVVCQKHFTRKHHLTIHMKIHTKNRQNVTFTRNQTNRD, from the exons ATGAATTTCCTGGATATGGACTTTTGGAACTGGGAGGAGAGCATGTGCAACAGAACAAG GTGCTCGTGGATATGCACCCAGACGGAGAATAacagcgggaaccgtggag ACGTCCAGCAGCTGTCGGTGGATAAAGAAGACATTCCTCCAGAGCAGCAGGAGTGGAATCCCATTGTGGACCtggaggaaccagaaccagagcccccATGCATTAAAGAGGAACAGGCGGAGCTGTGGACCAGCCAGGAAGCTAATATCCCCAAGTTCCCATCCACTCCTGTCCCTGTGAAGAGTGAAGATGATGAGGAGAAAGTGAAGTCCTCACAGTTTAATCAAGTACAAACTGATGAGACTATAGTGGCATCAAATGAACTGGACtgtggaggatcagaaccatcctgcagcttccatccacatagacatttacaaacaaaaactgaTGAGCAGAATGAAGACTCTGAGGAAACCGAGGACAGCGATgaagaccagaccctgaaccacaaacatgagtcaaagcgtccaacaaacagctcaactgaacagatggaaacagaaactGATGGAGATGACGGTAAAGGATCAGAGCCAGACATGAACCTGGTCCACATGGAGAGTGTAAAGAGAAGAACCTTTGACA ACGTCCAGCAGCTGTCGGTGGTTAAAGAAGAGGTTCCTCCTGAGCAGCAGGAGTGGAATCTCATTGTGGATcaggaggaaccagaaccagagcccccacacattaaagaggaacaggaggaactgtgGACCAGCCAGGAAGTGAATATCACCAAGTTCCCATCCACTCCTGTCCCTGTGAAGAgtaaagatgatgatgaggagaaaGTTAAGTCCTCACAGCTTAATCAAACACCAACTGAGGAGAACAAAGTGGAAGCAAATAAAGTGGACTGTGGAGGATCAGAACCAGCCAGCAGCTTCCATCCACAcagacatttacaaacaaaaaccgATGAGCAGAATGGAGACTCTGAGGAAACCAAGGACAGCGATgaagaccagaccctgaaccacaaacctgagtcaaagcctccaacaaacagctcaactgaacagatggaaacagaaagTGATGGAGGATCAGAGCCAGACTTTCACCTGGTCCACATGGAGCGCATAAAGGGAAGAACCTTTGGCAGTAAGAGCTTACTGGAGGAACACATGGACACTCACACGGGACAGAAACTGGTTGGTTCTTCTGAATGTGAAGTAATATTTTCTCGGAAGAAAAACGTGACACAGGAAACCAACTCACCCAGAGACATAAGGATGAAAAATGATTTGATTCTAAGTAGCCGTTCAGAATGCAGTAAAAGATTTAATCAGAAGGAAGGTTTGGAGCATCACATGAGGCTCCACCCCGGTGAGAAACCTTTTAGTTGTTCGGAATGTGGTCAAACATTTACTCGGAGGTCAAGTTTGAAGAATCACGTGAGGTTCCACACAGGAGAAAGACCATTCAGTTGTTCAGTGTGTGGGAAAAGATTTACCAGTAATTCAACCTTAACTGGTCACATAAAGATCCACACTGGCGAGAAACCATTTAACTGTTCAGAATGCAGTACAAGTTTTGCTCGGAAGATAGGTTTGGAGCATCACATGAG GCTCCACACCGGTGAGAAACCATTTAGCTGTTCAGAATGCAATAAAAAATTTACTCGGAAGACAGGTTTGGACCGTCACATGAGGCTCCACACAGGAGAAACACCTTTCAGCTGTGTAGTTTGTCAGAAACGCTTCAAACGTAAACATCATCTTCAGATACATATGAACGTCCACACGGGGGAGAGACCTTTCAGCTGTGTAGTTTGTCAGAAACACTTCACACGTAAACATCATCTTACAATACATATGAAGATTCACACGAAGAATAGACAGAATGTCACATTCACACGGAATCAGACCAACAGAGACTAA
- the LOC115428112 gene encoding zinc finger protein 182-like: MSQKVEILRSFVEQRLTAAAEEIFGLFERTIAEYEEELCRTKEENQRQRQILDCVWNPRVLIHKTDVQQLSVVKEEVPPEQQEWNPIVDQEESEPETPHIKEEQEELWTSQEVNITRFPSTPVPVKSKDDDEKKVKSSQLNQTPTEEYKEKANKVNCGRSEPDILVHMESIKRRTFDSKSLLEEHMDTYTGQKLGGSSECEATFSRRKNTTQKTNSPRDMMKNNELSVSDVGYKKKLYHCPVCSKTFRWKSRLEIHMMSHTGEKPVACSVCHKSFRDKSIIRRHMRVHTGERPFHCSVCEKRFTCKSHLTGHMRIHTGEKPFSCSECGKRFGQKTSLECHMRFHTGEKPFSCLVCQKRFKQKQNVQTHMKIHMRK, from the exons atGTCCCAAAAAGTGGAGATTCTGAGATCGTTTgtggagcagagactaactgcagctgctgaagagatatttgggctgtttgaaagaaccatagcagagtacgaggaggaactttgtcgaactaaagaagaaaaccagagacaaagacaaatactggactgtgtttggaatCCGAGAGTCCTGATACACAAAACAG ATGTCCAGCAGCTGTCGGTGGTTAAAGAAGAGGTTCCTCCTGAGCAGCAGGAGTGGAATCCCATTGTGGACCAGGAGGAATCAGAACCAGAGACCCCacacattaaagaggaacaggaggaactgtgGACCAGCCAGGAAGTGAATATCACCAGGTTCCCATCCACTCCTGTCCCTGTGAAGAGTAAAGATGATGATGAGAAGAAAGTTAAGTCCTCACAGCTTAATCAAACACCAACTGAGGAGTACAAAGAGAAAGCAAATAAAGTGAACTGTGGAAGATCAGAACCAGACATCCTGGTCCACATGGAGAGCATAAAGAGAAGAACCTTTGACAGTAAGAGTTTACTGGAGGAACACATGGACACTTACACAGGACAGAAACTGGGTGGTTCTTCTGAATGTGAAGCAACATTTTCTCGgaggaaaaacacaacacagaaaaccAACTCACCCAGAGACATGATGAAGAATAATGAGTTGAGTGTAAGTGATGTGGGATATAAAAAGAAACTGTACCACTGCCCTGTGTGCTCGAAAACATTCCGCTGGAAGTCACGCTTAGAAATCCACATGATGTCCCACACGGGAGAAAAACCAGTCGCATGTTCAGTGTGTCACAAAAGTTTTAGAGACAAGAGCATCATCAGGAGACACATGAGAGTCCACACAGGAGAAAGACCATTTCATTGTTCTGTTTGTGAGAAAAGATTTACTTGTAAATCACACTTAACTGGTCACATGAGGATCCACACCGGTGAGAAACCATTTAGCTGTTCAGAATGTGGTAAAAGATTTGGTCAGAAGACAAGTTTGGAGTGTCACATGAGATTCCATACGGGAGAGAAACCTTTCAGCTGTCTAGTTTGTCAGAAACGcttcaaacaaaaacagaatgttCAGACACATATGAAGATCCACATGAGAAAATAG
- the LOC115428095 gene encoding gastrula zinc finger protein XlCGF57.1-like, with translation MSKIQMYEEEEYCRTKEENERPDAVWNQKVQIHTSGCPVDVQQLLVVKEEVLPGEQNWNPSLDQEDLDPPHIKEEQEEVWTNQKADITRLPSTCVLVKSEDDEEKVHSPHLHHRQTMENREEPVEEDCGSGPVSSFNPHLKTQTVEQGSVSLKSEDSAEREFWNDICERQSVMKSSDIHDEGSKTKLHCSECGKTFYFRSVLETHMRVHTGEKPFTCSLCGKKFARKEALVPHMRVHTGEKPFCCSVCGKRFSQKGNLHDHMASHTEVKPFSCSVCQKSFGHKSSIKTHMAAHTGEKLFRCSVCGKRFVHGSSLRRHVRHHSASECDTKTQSNTKKNRDGAVRDVGEQLKQHLCSECGKTFVCRAKLDIHMRVHTGERPFYCSVCGKRFTSNSTLTAHMKVHTGEKPFGCSECGKRFTQKTGVERHMRLHTGEKPFGCVVCQKRFKRKHHVQIHMKVHTRE, from the exons atgtctaaaattcAGATGTACGAGGAAGAAGAATAttgtcgaactaaagaagaaaacgAGCGACCGGACGCAGTTTGGAACCAGAAAGTCCAAATACACACTTCAG GTTGTCCTGTAGATGTCCAGCAACTGTTGGTGGTTAAAGAAGAGGTTCTCCCTGGGGAGCAGAACTGGAACCCCAGTCTGGACCAGGAGGACCTAGACCCCCCTCATattaaagaggaacaggaggaggtgtGGACCAATCAGAAGGCTGATATCACCAGGCTCCCATCCACTTGTGTCCTTGTGAAGAGTGAAGATGATGAAGAGAAAGTTCACTCCCCACACCTTCATCACAGACAAACTATGGAGAATAGAGAGGAACCAGTTGAAGAGGACTGTGGATCAGGACCAGTCAGCAGCTTTAAtccacatttaaaaacacagactGTTGAGCAGGGCTCGGTGTCTTTAAAAAGTGAGGACAGTGCTGAAAGGGAGTTTTGGAACGATATCTGTGAACGTCAGTCAGTAATGAAGTCAAGTGATATACATGATGAAGGATCTAAAACAAAACTTCACTGCTCTGAGTGTGGCAAAACCTTCTACTTCAGATCAGTTTTAGAGACACACATGAGGGttcacacaggagagaaaccaTTTACTTGCTCACTCTGTGGCAAAAAATTTGCTCGGAAGGAAGCCTTAGTTCCACACATGAGAGttcacacaggagagaaaccattttgttgttcagtgtgtggtAAAAGATTCAGTCAGAAAGGAAACTTGCATGATCACATGGCGAGTCATACAGAAGTGAAACCCTTCAGCTGTTCAGTTTGTCAGAAAAGTTTTGGACATAAAAGTTCTATCAAGACACACATGGCAGCTCACACAGGAGAAAAACTGTTCCGCTGTTCAGTATGTGGTAAAAGATTTGTACATGGGTCAAGTTTACGTCGTCATGTGAGACATCATTCTGCCAGTGAATGCGACACCAAAACTCAGAGTAACACAAAGAAAAATAGAGATGGTGCTGTAAGAGATGTAGGAGAACAACTCAAACAGCATCTGTGCTCTGAATGTGGAAAAACATTTGTCTGCAGAGCAAAGTTAGACATCCACATGAGAGTCCACACAGGAGAAAGACCATTTTATTGTTCCGTTTGTGGGAAAAGATTTACCAGTAATTCAACCTTAACTGCTCACATGAAGGTCCACACTGGTGAGAAACCATTTGGCTGTTCAGAATGTGGTAAAAGATTTACTCAGAAAACAGGTGTAGAGCGTCACATGAGGCTCCACACGGGAGAGAAACCTTTTGGCTGTGTAGTTTGTCAGAAACGCTTCAAACGTAAACATCATGTTCAGATACATATGAAGGTCCACACAAGAGAATAG
- the LOC115428069 gene encoding zinc finger protein 502-like gives MSQNVQILRSLVEQRLTAAAEEIFGLFERTIAEYEEELCRTKEENLRQRQILDCVWTQKDLIHKTECAADVRQLLLVKEEVPSQQQEQNPSLEEDQENPEDPELPDIKEEQEELWSNQEADITKFPSTPVAVKSEDDEEAQSSQEEEKLRVQRLKVLIQQRLNLDSEMILGLFERALAEYKEELFRSKEENKQQRKLLDTVLNPQVLLNRTGCPPDVHHLSVVKVEIPLEQQEWSSNVDQDQEDLEPPHIKEEQEEVWTNQEADVTKFTSTPVLVKSEDDDDEEDLSSQLHQRQTEEKREEADEVDCEGSEPARSFHPIRYLQSSTDEQIEDSEETEDSDEEWTPNTEPQMQFNKKPKLIANRSTEQMETEFEEEDCGGSEPDINLIHMIDLKYRNVQSSKSKSNCKRTFNNKSYLERHIDTDNGERLVGSSEHGTTFSKKTNMTQDVKTTAELTMNNDFTESDMGSKAKQYSCSECGKTFGWRCHFVQHMRVHTGEKPFDCPECDKKFTQKSTLYRHMRIHTGEKPFSCPVCQRCFRHKQVRHAHMLTHSEEKPFHCSVCGKDFFMKARFSRHMKIHSGEKPFSCLVCQKSFIHKNDLQKHMVIHSGEKAFECSECGKKFTMKSNLLIHMRIHTGEKPFSCSVCQKSFRHEQTRQAHMLTHSEEKPFHCSACDRKFSVKARYIRHIKIHPGERMAGSSECATFSHRTDET, from the exons ATGTCCCAGAACGTCCAGATTCTGAGGTCATtggtggagcagagactaactgcagctgctgaagagatatttgggctgtttgaaagaaccatagcagagtacgaggaggaactttgtcgaactaaagaagaaaacctgagacaaagacaaatactggactgtgtttggacccagaAAGACCTGATACACAAAACAG AGTGTGCTGCAGACGTCCGTCAGCTGTTGTTGGTTAAAGAAGAGGTTCCCTCCCAGCAGCAGGAGCAGAACCCCAGTCTGGAAGAGGACCAGGAGAACCCAGAAGACCCAGAACTCCCCGacattaaagaggaacaggaggaactgtgGAGCAATCAGGAGGCTGATATAACTAAGTTCCCATCAACTCCTGTTGCTGTAAAGAGTGAAGATGATGAGGAAGCTCAGTCTTCACAGGAGGAAGAGAAGCTTCGAGTTCAGAGGCTGAAAGTGTTGATACAACAACGACTAAACCTGGATTCTGAAATGATACTGGGGCTGTTCGAGAGAGCGCTAGCTGAGTACAAGGAGGAACTATTTCGGTCAAAAGAGGAAAACAAGCAACAGCGAAAACTCCTGGATACCGTTCTGAATCCACAGGTCCTGTTAAACAGAACAG GTTGTCCTCCAGACGTCCATCACCTGTCAGTGGTTAAAGTAGAAATTCCCCTTGAGCAACAGGAGTGGAGCTCCAATGTGGATCAGGACCAGGAGGATCTAGAACCACCCCACATTAAAGAGGAACAAGAGGAAGTGTGGACCAATCAGGAGGCTGATGTCACCAAGTTCACATCCACTCCTGTCCTTGTGAagagtgaagatgatgatgatgaggaagatctgtcctcacagcttcatcaaagacaaactgaggagaaaagagaggaagCAGATGAAGTGGACTGTGAAGGATCAGAACCAGCAAGAAGCTTTCATCCAATTAGATATTTACAAAGTTCTACTGATGAGCAGATTGAAGACTCTGAGGAAACTGAGGACAGTGATGAAGAATGGACACCGAACACGGAACCTCAGATGCAATTTAACAAAAAACCAAAGCTTATAGCCAACAGGTCAactgaacagatggaaacagaatTTGAGGAAGAGGACTGTGGAGGATCAGAACCAGACATTAACCTCATTCACATGATAGACTTAAAATATAGAAACGTCCAAAGCAGTAAGTCCAAGTCCAACTGTAAACGAACTTTCAACAACAAGAGTTATCTGGAGAGACATATAGACACGGACAATGGAGAGAGACtggttggttcttctgaacatGGAACAACATTTTCTAAGAAGACAAACATGACGCAAGATGTCAAAACAACCGCAGAGTTGACAATGAATAATGACTTTACTGAAAGTGACATGGGGAGTAAAGCGAAACAATACAGCTGTTCTGAATGTGGTAAAACATTTGGATGGAGGTGTCATTTTGTGCAACATATGAGAgtccacacaggagagaaaccaTTTGATTGTCCAGAATGTGATAAGAAATTTACCCAGAAGTCCACTTTATATAGACACATGAGAatccacacaggagagaaacctTTCAGTTGTCCAGTTTGCCAGAGGTGTTTTAGACATAAACAGGTACGACACGCGCATATGTTAACCCACTCTGAAGAGAAGCCATTTCATTGTTCCGTATGTGGTAAAGATTTTTTCATGAAGGCACGTTTTAGTAGACACATGAAAATCCACTCAGGAGAAAAACCTTTCAGCTGTTTAGTTTGTCAGAAAAGTTTCATACATAAAAATGATCTACAGAAACATATGGTAATTCATTCAGGAGAGAAAGCCTTCGAATGTTCAGAATGTGGTAAAAAATTTACGATGAAGTCAAACCTACTTATACACATGAGAATCCACACGGGAGAAAAACCATTCAGCTGTTCAGTTTGTCAGAAAAGTTTTAGACATGAACAGACTCGACAGGCCCATATGTTGACTCATTCAGAGGAGAAACCATTTCATTGTTCTGCATGTGACAGAAAATTTAGTGTTAAGGCACGATATATTAGACACATAAAAATCCACCCAGGAGAAAGAATGGCTGGTTCCTCAGAATGTGCAACATTTTCTCACAGGACAGATGAAACGTAA